Below is a window of Deltaproteobacteria bacterium DNA.
ATCAGTGCGGGCGATCAGGTCGCGCAGGCGCAAGGCGTGTCGGTCTTCGGCGTGGCAGAGCTGCTCGAACAACGCCGCGGCCTCGGGCAAGGTCTCGGCGAAATGGAAGGCGTCTTCGCGCAGCCGCTTGGCCGCCGCGCGGTGGCCTTCGAGGTCCTGCACCAGACGGCCCCAGTGATTGAGCGAGCCCGCAGCCGGGGTCTGGGCCGGTGAGGCACTGGCCGCGCCCCCGAGGGCGACCACCGCTTGCGCCACGCGCTGGGCCTCGGCTTCCTCCTCGTCCGCCAGGCGAGCAAGCTCGATGCAGCTGAGCTGATTGGGTCCCAACTGCGCGTGCCGGCGCAGTTGCTCGGCCCGCTGCACGAGTCCCGCGTGCGCCTGCTGCAGCTCCGGCAGTGCCTCGCGCACCATCACGCGCCGATCCCCGATCACCATTCTCGCCAAAGCCTCTCGCCAGCTCATACGGGCTCAGCCATTACTGGGACGGCACAACGGAGTCAACTATGGCAGAAAGCGGGCGCGGCGCGAGTTGATTGGCGCGCCGAAGTGGGTAGAACCACAGCCGTGGGGAGAATGCGATGATCAAGGGATACGCGGGTCGCGTCCTCGAAGTCGATCTGGCAAATCAGCGCTTCGCCTTCAAGCCGCTCGATGAGGACATTGCTCGGCTCTATATCGGCGGCAAGGGTTATGGCACCCGTTTGCTCTACGACATGACGGCGCCGGGCATCGATCCGCTGGGGCCGGAAAACCCGCTGATCTTCGCCACCGGCCCGCTCAACGGCTCGGTGGCGCCGCAATCCAACCGCTTCACGGTGGTGTGCAAGAGCCCGCTCACCGGCGGCATCGGCAACGCCGCCTGCGGCGGCTCGTTTGCGTACGGCCTCAAACGCGCCGGCATCGACGTCCTCGTGCTCACGCGCCAGTCGGCGAAGCCCGTGCGTCTCGAAATCGACGGCGACCGTGACACGGTCAGTTTCATCGATGCTGCCGGCCTTTGGGGCAAAGGCACCTACGCGACGCAGGCGGCGTTGGGCAAGAAGCAGCACCACGCGGTGATCGGACCGGCGGGCGAGAACAAGGTCCTCTACGCCGGCATCGTCTCCGAGGAGCGGATCGCGGGGCGCACCGGTGTCGGTGCGGTGATGGGCTCGAAACGGCTCAAGGCCATCTCCGTCAACGGCACGCGCAAGCTCGAGATGGATGACCCGGAGAAGTTCAAAGCCTACACCAAGTGGGTCCGCGAGCTGTTCCGCGAGCACCCGATGCTGGGCGAGAATCTCAAACGGTTTGGCACCGCCGGCATCGTCAACACCACCAATGCCCGCAACATCATCCCCACGCACAACTTCAAGTACGGCCATTTCAAAGACGCCATCAGCCTCTCCGGCGAGTACATGGAGGAGCACGAGCTGGTCGGCGTCAAGTCGAGCTGCATTCACTGCCCGGTGACCTGCGGTCGCGATGTCATGGTCGAGGGCGTCGGCCGGGTCAAAGGCCCGGAGTACGAAACCATCGGGTTGATGGGCACCAACCTGGAGATCGCGGATCTGAAGCAGGTCTCGGAGTGGAGCTACCTCGCCGACGATCTCGGCATGGACACCATCAGCCTCGGCGCCACGCTGAGTTTCACCATGGAACTCCAGGAGCGTGGCCTACTGGAAGCCGGCTTGCGTTTCGGCGACCCCAGCGGCGTGAGCGAGATGATCAAGGACATCGGTCATCGGCGCGGGCTGGGCAATGACCTTGCCGGCGGCGTCAAGCGCATGAGCGAGCAGTACGGCGGCAGCGAGTTCGCCATGCACGTCAAGGGGCTGGAGCTGTCGGCCTACGACCCGCGCGGCTCGTTTGCGCAAGGGGTCGAATACGCCACCAGCAACCGCGGCGGCTGTCACATTCAGGGTGCCAGCATGTACATGGAGTCCACCGGCCCACTAACGATCAACCCGCAGAACTTGAAGCTCAAGGCCGAGCTGCCGGTCATCCAGCAGAACCTGGCCTGCGCCATCAACTCCATGGTGCTGTGCATGTTCACCACCTACGGCATCGTGCCCAAAGCCGCGCACGCTTTGAACCCCAACTCATTGCTTCACAAAGCCATCACCACCGTGTTCGAGAACAGCGGGCCGGTGTTCCGCACGGTGATGGGCATCAAGGGGCGGCCGATGCTGTGGTTCGAGAAGTGGCTCACTTACATCACCGGCCAGACCTTCTCCTCCGGGCATCTGCAAGAGATCGGCGCCCGCATCTTCAACCTCGAACGCATGTACAACCTGCGCGAAGGCAAGAGCGCCCAAGACGACACCCTGCCCGCGCGCATGCTCCACGAGCCGATCTTCAAGCACATGCAGTCCGGCCATCCGCTCGCGCAACTGCTGCCGCGCTACTACAAGAACCGCGGCTGGGACGCCGCCGGCGTACCGACCAAGCGGACCCTGGAGCGGTTGCAGGTGAGGGTGTGAGGGGACGAGAAGACGGAGACGGACAAGACTACAACGGATTGGACGGATTGCGGGGGCGGGTCGTGCAGCTTGGCCGCGCGCGCCCTCGGCCGTCCTGTCCCCCGCCGTTTTGATCTTTCGCACTATCCTGAGCTATGCAGTGACGGACAGCCCATCTTTGGGGAGGTGCTCAGGAGACCGCAGATGCCGCGAATCTTCGACAACATCGACCAGTCACTGCTCCCGGCCCTGCGCGAGACGATCGAAGTATCTGACCGCGCCGACTTCTGCGTCGGCTACTTCAACCTGCGCGGCTGGGAGCAGATCGAGCGTTGCGCACGGGGTGAACCCGACAAGTGGGCCGAGCGATGCCATTGCTGAACGAGGCCGATACTCGCGCAAAGCTGATCGACCCAAAGATCAAAGCGGCTGGCTGGGGCGAGAGTCAGATTGAACGCGAGCACTTCGTTGTGAAGGGAAAGGCCTTCACGGCAGGTCGGATCTACCTTGTTGGCGAGGAGTCTCGTCGTCGGTCGCCGCGACGTGCCGACTACCTGTTCCGCATTCACAACGCGCTGGCGATCGCGGTTCTTGAAGCCAAGGACGAGTCGCACAGCGTCGATGCTGGCCTTGAGCAAGCCAAGGGCTACGCGATGACGCTCGGGCTCCCGTTCGCCTACTGCAGCAACGGGCACGGCTTCGTAGAGTTCGACTTCTTCCTGAATCGTAGCCGGGAACTGGCAGTGTTCCCTGGTCCAGAGGACCTCCTGAGTCGCTGGCAGGCGCAGACCGGACATTCCAGGCTCGACGCCACCCTTGATAGGGCGGCCGAGGAGCAGGAGCGCACCGGGGGATTTGGCGGTCCACCACCGAGAGATCCGGTTCTTCAGCCACCGTGTCCGCAATCCGTCTGCGGCAAAGAGCTGCGCTACTTCCAGGAGGTTGCCGTCGAACGCGTGCTCAAGCGGGTGGTAGCCGGTCAACGGCGCATCTTGCTCACGATGGCGACTGGAACGGGTAAGACCTTCACCGCGTTTCAGGTTGTCTGGAAATTGAAGAAGTCGGGCTGGCTCAGAAAGCCGATCTTGTTCTTAGCTGACCGAATCGTGCTGCGCGATCAGGCCTACAACAACTTCGCACCCTTCGTAGACGACCAGTCCGATCCACGCTCCATCATTCGAGGCGGGAAGTGGAACCGCAACCGTGACCTTTATTTCGCCTTGTACCAGGCGCTCGACTCGGGCGACGGCGCGGAGCCGCTCTTCAAGAGCATTGCGAAGGATTTCTTCGGCCTGATCATCATTGATGAGTGCCACCGTTCCGGGTTCGGCAAGTGGAACAACATCCTGCAGCACTTCAGCGACGCAGCTCAGCTCGGCATGACCGCGACGCCGAAACGCTCCGAGAGCATTGACACCTACGACTACTTCTGCCGCGAAGAGCCCGAGGTGCCGATCGATCCTGACGACCCGTCGAAGGGAACCTGGAACCCACCCGCCTACCAGTACAGCCTTGGCCAAGGCATCGACGATGGGTTCCTCGCCACGTACAAGGTTCACAAGGTCCGAACGACCGTGGACAAGACCGGCTTGCACGTACAGGACGCCCAGACTCAGGGCGCCGAGATCTATGTGCCGGAGGGTGCGGAGCTACGCGACGTGTACCTCACACCACAATTCGAGCGCGAGATCTCGCTGCCCGACCGCACCGAGGTGATGGTGAACCACCTCGCTGGTCTCTTGCGCCGGTTCGGCCCGCGCGAGAAGATGATGGTCTTTTGCGTCGACATCGAACATGCACGGCTCGTGTCGCGCCTGCTGCAGAACGCCTTCGCAGATCTGGGCGACCCGCAGTACGCTGTGCCGATCGTGTCGGAAGAGGGTGACGCGCTCACCTGGCTGGAGCACTTCCAGGACAGCGACAAGAAGAGCCCGGTGGTGGCAACCACGGCGGAACTGCTGTCCACGGGCGTCGACGTTCCCGCTTGCCGGAACATCGTCTTCATGAAGACCATCTCGTCACCGCTTCTCTTCAAGCAGATCATCGGCCGCGGTTCCCGGGTGGACCCGAGCACCGGGAAGGAATGGTTCCGCATCATCGATTACGTCGGCGCGACACGTCTCTTCGATAAATGGGATCGGCCGCCCGGCGAGCAACCACCGGAAGTGAGCGGCGCGCGCACGGCTAAGATTGAAGGCACAGTGGTGGATGCAGACTCCGGTGCATTGATCGTCGGGGCGTCGGTCAGTGCACTGATTGGCCCCAACGAACAACAGGGGCCGTTTCGCACCGACGGCGAGGGCTGCTTCCACTTCACGCAGCTCCCCGCGGGGACGATTCGTATCTCAGTCAGCGGTGCTGACTATCGGCCGCGGCAGGTATCGGTCGAGACCGAGGCGGGCAGCGTGCAGACAGTCACCATCGAGCTCAAGACGCAAACTGGTCCGGTGGAGAAGATCCGAGTGCAGAATCTCACCGTGACCATTGCCGACGAAGCGACGTTCATGATCGAGAGCACCGGACAGCAGCTCACGCTCTGGCAGTACCTCGACTACACACGACAGAAGGTCGTCGGGCACGTGCCTGATTGGGCTAGGCTGCACGAGGTGTGGACCGATCCGGCGAAACGCGAAGCCTTTCTCTTCGACCTCGAAGCTGAGAGCGTCCACGCTGAAGTGCTGGCGGAAGTGCTGAACCAACCGCGAGCCGATCAATTCGACCTCTTGGCGCACATCGCCTTCGACAGACCGATCCGCACGCGTGACGAGCGCGCGGAAGGGTTCGTGAACTACGAACAGCACTTTCTCAACACCTATGATGCGAAGGCGCGCGAGGTCGTCTTGGCATTGCTCGACAAATACCGTCTCAGCGGGGTGACGGAGATCACCAGCCCCGATGTCTTCCGTTTGTCGCCGTTCCGTGAAATGGGGCAGGCACCCGGTGTCATCGAGCGCTTCGGTGGCGCGGAGTCATTGCGGCAGACGCTGACTGAGATGCAGCAGCGCTTGTATAGAAAGGAAACGGCATGAGCCGCGAGCAACTGGCGAACGACATCTGGCGCGCCTGCGACATCATGCGGCGCGACAACAACTGCGGCGGCGTCATGGAGTACCTCGAGCACCTCTCGTGGGTGCTCTTCCTGAGATTCCTCGATGAGCAGGAGACGATCTTCGAGGCAGAGGCCGGCATCGCTCGGCGCAAGTACACGCGCATCCTCTCGGGGCCGTACCGCTGGTCGAACTGGGTCAGCTCGGCGTTGGGCGAGAAGGACGAGAAGACCGGCAAGCGAAAGTCGCCGAAGTGGACGGCGGAAGACCTGCTCCGGTTCGTCCACGGCGACCTCCTGCCGCACCTGCAGAGCTTGTCTGGCTCGCCCGAGCGCGAGGTGATCAAGGGTATCTTCTCCGACCGCAACGTCATCGTGTGCGCGTCGCCGTACAATCTGAAGGACGTGTTGGAGATCGTCGACGGCATCGACTTCACGAACCAGGACGACATCCACACCGTCTCGCACGTGTACGAAGGGCTGCTCCAGAAGCTCGGCAACGAGAACAAGCTCGCCGGCGAGTTCTATACGCCGCGACCGGTGATTCGGTTCGTCGTCGACGTGGTAGCCCCACAGCTGGGCGAAACGGTGTACGATCCCGCAGCTGGCTCCTGCGGCTTTCTTGTACAGGCGTACGAACACATGAAGGGTCAGGAGAAGAGCCGTCGCGACCACGGGCGCCTGCAGCGCGAGACGTTCGTCGGCCACGAGAAGAAGTCGGTGCCAGCGCTGCTCGGCCTGATGAACATGGTTTTGCACGGCGTGATGACCCCCGACATCCGGCGGCGGAACACTTTGGAAGAAAACATCCGGAGCGTGTCCGAGCGTTTCGACGTTGTGCTGACCAACCCGCCGTTCGGCGGCACCGAGAACGCGCAGATCCAGCAGAACTTCCCGGTGAAGTCGAACGCGACTGAGCTGCTGTTCATCGAGCACGTCATGAAGAAGCTGAAGCCGCGTGACGGCGCGCGTTGCGGCATGGTCGTCCCAGAGGGAACGCTCTTCCGCGGCGGCACGTTCGCCACGGTAAAGGCGGACCTGCTCAAGGACTTCAACCTCCACACCGTCGTCAGCCTTCCGCCGGGCACGTTCGCGCCATACTCCGACGTGAAGACCGGTCTGCTCTTCTTCGAACGTCCCGGCCCGACGAAAGAGACGCTCTACTACGAGCTATCCATTCCGGAAGGCCTGAAGAAGTTCAGCAAGGGCAGTCCGATCGCCGATGAACACTTCGCCGAAGCAGGCGAGGTGTGGCGGTGTTGGGATGCCTACCGTCGCGGCAACGGGCGCAGACCAAAGCCTACCGAGAGTGCCTGGATCGAAACTGCCGAGGCTCTGGCGCAGCGCGGCTATGACCTGTCGGCCAAGAACCCGAACCGCCCCGAAGGCGCCAAGCTCCCGCACCCAGCGGAACTCACCGCGAGCCTTCTCGAACGGAACCGTGAACTGCATGCGATTCTCGAAAACCTGCATGCGATGTTGAGTAACGGTGAACAAGAGGCAGTTGAGGGGCCATGACCTTGGGAAACGGCGCAGCGAGTGTGGCCGCAGTTCCACCGGCGGCTGATCGAGAGGCGCGCGGCGCGCCCTGGGAACTACCGTGGGGTTGGGAGTGGATTCCGCTTGGAGACCTCTGCCACCTGGTTAACGGGCGGGCCTTCAAGCCGAGCGAGTGGTCGGATGTGGGGCTCCCTATTGTTCGGATTCAGAACCTGAACGATCCTTCGAAGCCCTTCAACTACTTCAATGGGGAGCCGAGCCCGAAACACCTCGTCAACGATCGCGACGTCCTCATCTCCTGGTCCGGAACGCCGGGCACGTCGTTCGGCGCGTTCCTGTGGAACCGCGGCAGGGCACTCCTGAACCAGCACATCTATCGAGCGGACCTCGACCATGAACGAAGCGAACCATTGTATCTCGTCCACGCCGTGAACGTGAGGCTTGATGAGATGATCCGACGCGCGCACGGCGGAGTGGGCCTGGGACACATCACCAAGGGCGAACTCGAACGAGTCCGTCTCCCGATTCCGTTTCCGCAAGAGCCAGAACGATCCCTGGACGTCCAGCGCCGCATCGTGGCGCGGATTGAGGCGCTGCTGGCCGAGATGAAGGAAGCCCGTGCCCTCGCCGAGGACATCCGCAGCGACACCGACCGGGTCATGGATGCTGCGGTGGAGGAAGCAATGTCCCAGTTGGGGCCGGGCAGGCAGGCACTGATTGAGGTGCTCGACGGAAAGCCACGAAATGGTTGGTCGCCGCAATGCGACAATGATCCGGCCGGCGCGCCCGTGCTAAAGCTCGGTGCCGTGCTAGGCTTTCGCTTCAACCCAGGGGCGATCAAGTACACGAACATCAAGGTCGACCGCAAAGCTCACTACTGGCTGAACCCCGGCGACATCCTAATCTCACGGAGTAACACCCCGGATTTGGTGGGCCACGCGGCCATCTACGGCGGGGAGCCGCATCCCTGCATCTACCCAGACCTGCTCGTGCGTATGCGCGTCAGAACTGATGCGGCAGACGCACAGTTCGTCGTCTACTGGTTGCGCAGCAGGGAGGCGCGCGAATACGTCGCCGCGCACGCCAGCGGCGCGAGTTCTACGATGAAGAAGATCACGCAAGGCGATGTCTGTGAGCTGCCGTTCCCGTACGTCTGCGTCGAGTTGCAGCGAGCAATCGTGGCGCAGCTCGACACGGTCCAAACCGAGGTCAACGAAATGTGCCGACTGCAAGCTCATGACGCGGAGTTGCTCGATCAGGTGGAGCAGGCGATCCTGGAGCGGGCGTTCCGGGGAGAGCTGTGATTACGGCAAACGATCGAATACATCTTCGCATCTCCGGGAAGACCCAAGCCTCGCCATGTGGTACGAGGAGGGGCCAATGAGGACAGGCGAATGACAGGGGCAACACCTCAGGTTCGTCTTATAGAGGCGTACCGTGCACCGGTTGGGCCGGCACGAATGCTGGGCCGGAGGACCGAGTCGACGCATGAGACCCGCCGATATCTTCAACGCCGCGTCCGGGAGCGACTGCGCATCGCTTCCAGCGAGCGGCAGATTGAAAGCTACGTTGATGAGCTTCGAGCCACTGGCTTCGATGTAGGTGGCATCGCAGCGGCAGCTCAGCAGAGCCCACCGCGCCCCTGGGAAATCGGTGAGGCGCTGGCTGAAACCCTCCTGGAGGATCACGAAGAAGCGTACTTTCCGTGGCCACCAGCGTGGGACAAGCGCACTGAATCAGCGAGCCTGCAGGGTCCAGACTTGGTTGGCCTACACGCGCCGAACCGAGCCCCGCGGCTGCTGTTCGGCGAAGTGAAGACCTCGTCGGATGTGGACGCGCCACCGAGTGTGGTGACCCATCGAGACGACGGTCTCCGGAGTCAGCTCCTGCGGATTGTCACGTCTGAGCGGCGTCGGCAGACACTGGTGGCCTGGCTCTCGGTGCGAGCTCGCAACCAAAGTTGGCAGGGAGCATTCAATGCAGCGCTTCGCGCTTATCTCGGGGACCCCAGTAACGCCGTTGTGATCGGCGTGCTACTGCGAGATACGTCGCCGACCGAAAGAGACTTGGAAACCGTCAAGTCGGCACTCGATGCGTGCGCTACGACCTTTGAGCTAGCAGTGCTCGCCTTCTATTTTGCGCTGGCCATCAAGGAGTGGCCGGAGGCCATCACTGGCACAGAGGACGCTCCGTAATGCCACCGCCTACTGAGGCCCTGGCCAGTTCAACGCTCCGAGAGGCATTCGGAACGGAGCGA
It encodes the following:
- a CDS encoding DEAD/DEAH box helicase family protein; this encodes MPLLNEADTRAKLIDPKIKAAGWGESQIEREHFVVKGKAFTAGRIYLVGEESRRRSPRRADYLFRIHNALAIAVLEAKDESHSVDAGLEQAKGYAMTLGLPFAYCSNGHGFVEFDFFLNRSRELAVFPGPEDLLSRWQAQTGHSRLDATLDRAAEEQERTGGFGGPPPRDPVLQPPCPQSVCGKELRYFQEVAVERVLKRVVAGQRRILLTMATGTGKTFTAFQVVWKLKKSGWLRKPILFLADRIVLRDQAYNNFAPFVDDQSDPRSIIRGGKWNRNRDLYFALYQALDSGDGAEPLFKSIAKDFFGLIIIDECHRSGFGKWNNILQHFSDAAQLGMTATPKRSESIDTYDYFCREEPEVPIDPDDPSKGTWNPPAYQYSLGQGIDDGFLATYKVHKVRTTVDKTGLHVQDAQTQGAEIYVPEGAELRDVYLTPQFEREISLPDRTEVMVNHLAGLLRRFGPREKMMVFCVDIEHARLVSRLLQNAFADLGDPQYAVPIVSEEGDALTWLEHFQDSDKKSPVVATTAELLSTGVDVPACRNIVFMKTISSPLLFKQIIGRGSRVDPSTGKEWFRIIDYVGATRLFDKWDRPPGEQPPEVSGARTAKIEGTVVDADSGALIVGASVSALIGPNEQQGPFRTDGEGCFHFTQLPAGTIRISVSGADYRPRQVSVETEAGSVQTVTIELKTQTGPVEKIRVQNLTVTIADEATFMIESTGQQLTLWQYLDYTRQKVVGHVPDWARLHEVWTDPAKREAFLFDLEAESVHAEVLAEVLNQPRADQFDLLAHIAFDRPIRTRDERAEGFVNYEQHFLNTYDAKAREVVLALLDKYRLSGVTEITSPDVFRLSPFREMGQAPGVIERFGGAESLRQTLTEMQQRLYRKETA
- a CDS encoding restriction endonuclease subunit S, which produces MTLGNGAASVAAVPPAADREARGAPWELPWGWEWIPLGDLCHLVNGRAFKPSEWSDVGLPIVRIQNLNDPSKPFNYFNGEPSPKHLVNDRDVLISWSGTPGTSFGAFLWNRGRALLNQHIYRADLDHERSEPLYLVHAVNVRLDEMIRRAHGGVGLGHITKGELERVRLPIPFPQEPERSLDVQRRIVARIEALLAEMKEARALAEDIRSDTDRVMDAAVEEAMSQLGPGRQALIEVLDGKPRNGWSPQCDNDPAGAPVLKLGAVLGFRFNPGAIKYTNIKVDRKAHYWLNPGDILISRSNTPDLVGHAAIYGGEPHPCIYPDLLVRMRVRTDAADAQFVVYWLRSREAREYVAAHASGASSTMKKITQGDVCELPFPYVCVELQRAIVAQLDTVQTEVNEMCRLQAHDAELLDQVEQAILERAFRGEL
- a CDS encoding N-6 DNA methylase; protein product: MSREQLANDIWRACDIMRRDNNCGGVMEYLEHLSWVLFLRFLDEQETIFEAEAGIARRKYTRILSGPYRWSNWVSSALGEKDEKTGKRKSPKWTAEDLLRFVHGDLLPHLQSLSGSPEREVIKGIFSDRNVIVCASPYNLKDVLEIVDGIDFTNQDDIHTVSHVYEGLLQKLGNENKLAGEFYTPRPVIRFVVDVVAPQLGETVYDPAAGSCGFLVQAYEHMKGQEKSRRDHGRLQRETFVGHEKKSVPALLGLMNMVLHGVMTPDIRRRNTLEENIRSVSERFDVVLTNPPFGGTENAQIQQNFPVKSNATELLFIEHVMKKLKPRDGARCGMVVPEGTLFRGGTFATVKADLLKDFNLHTVVSLPPGTFAPYSDVKTGLLFFERPGPTKETLYYELSIPEGLKKFSKGSPIADEHFAEAGEVWRCWDAYRRGNGRRPKPTESAWIETAEALAQRGYDLSAKNPNRPEGAKLPHPAELTASLLERNRELHAILENLHAMLSNGEQEAVEGP
- a CDS encoding aldehyde ferredoxin oxidoreductase family protein; this encodes MIKGYAGRVLEVDLANQRFAFKPLDEDIARLYIGGKGYGTRLLYDMTAPGIDPLGPENPLIFATGPLNGSVAPQSNRFTVVCKSPLTGGIGNAACGGSFAYGLKRAGIDVLVLTRQSAKPVRLEIDGDRDTVSFIDAAGLWGKGTYATQAALGKKQHHAVIGPAGENKVLYAGIVSEERIAGRTGVGAVMGSKRLKAISVNGTRKLEMDDPEKFKAYTKWVRELFREHPMLGENLKRFGTAGIVNTTNARNIIPTHNFKYGHFKDAISLSGEYMEEHELVGVKSSCIHCPVTCGRDVMVEGVGRVKGPEYETIGLMGTNLEIADLKQVSEWSYLADDLGMDTISLGATLSFTMELQERGLLEAGLRFGDPSGVSEMIKDIGHRRGLGNDLAGGVKRMSEQYGGSEFAMHVKGLELSAYDPRGSFAQGVEYATSNRGGCHIQGASMYMESTGPLTINPQNLKLKAELPVIQQNLACAINSMVLCMFTTYGIVPKAAHALNPNSLLHKAITTVFENSGPVFRTVMGIKGRPMLWFEKWLTYITGQTFSSGHLQEIGARIFNLERMYNLREGKSAQDDTLPARMLHEPIFKHMQSGHPLAQLLPRYYKNRGWDAAGVPTKRTLERLQVRV